One Mauremys reevesii isolate NIE-2019 linkage group 5, ASM1616193v1, whole genome shotgun sequence genomic window carries:
- the MTNR1A gene encoding melatonin receptor type 1A, which translates to MGLSVIGSIFNITGIAINRYCYICHSLKYDKLYSDKNALCYVILIWILTFVAIVPNLFVGSLQYDPRIYSCTFAQSVSSPYTIAVVFFHFMLPIAIVTFCYLRIWILVIQVRRRVKPDNKPRLKPHDFRNFVTMFVVFVLFAICWAPLNFIGLAVAVDPDTIIPRIPEWLFVSSYYMAYFNSCLNAIIYGLLNQNFRREYKRIIVTICTAKVFFQDSSNDAADRMKTKPSPLITNNNQVKVDSV; encoded by the coding sequence ATGGGCCTAAGTGTTATTGGATCAATATTCAACATTACAGGCATTGCTATTAATCGATACTGCTACATCTGCCACAGCCTCAAGTATGACAAGCTGTATAGTGACAAGAATGCTCTGTGCTATGTCATTCTCATCTGGATCCTGACATTTGTTGCTATTGTTCCCAATCTGTTTGTTGGATCTCTACAATATGATCCACGGATCTACTCGTGCACATTTGCACAATCTGTGAGCTCACCATATACAATAGCAGTGGTGTTTTTCCATTTCATGCTTCCCATAGCCATAGTTACTTTCTGTTACTTGAGAATATGGATCCTTGTTATTCAGGTAAGGCGAAGGGTTAAACCTGACAACAAGCCCAGGCTGAAGCCACATGACTTTAGGAACTTTGTCACCATGTTTGTGGTATTTGTACTGTTTGCGATCTGCTGGGCTCCTTTGAACTTCATAGGCCTGGCTGTGGCTGTTGACCCAGACACAATAATCCCCAGGATTCCAGAGTGGTTGTTTGTATCCAGTTACTACATGGCATATTTCAACAGCTGCCTTAATGCCATCATATATGGACTCCTGAACCAGAATTTCAGAAGAGAATACAAGAGAATTATTGTCACAATTTGTACAGCAAAGGTTTTCTTTCAGGATAGTTCTAACGATGCAGCAGATAGGATGAAAACCAAACCCTCACCACTGATTACGAACAACAATCAAGTGAAGGTAGACTCTGTGTGA